Proteins encoded in a region of the Raphanus sativus cultivar WK10039 chromosome 8, ASM80110v3, whole genome shotgun sequence genome:
- the LOC130498553 gene encoding ASC1-like protein, with the protein MDLKILNWDWDQESYPSSSDLWVLIFFAPSFLFLRFILDRSIFERFARRVVFPRGKCVDSNDRRKKIVKFKESAWKCLCAISTGALALYITHKEPWFKDTRCFWLGPGDQMWPDQKIKLKMKGLYTFVGGLNLYSLFALFSWETRRSDFKVMIVHHIVTSLLIIFSYVFRFSRVGSVILALLEITDVFAEIGKMCKYSGLESMATVSFILFFLLWTALRLIYYPLWILWGTSYESINVKLEWDEKHSVKTGLPSTMYYVFNTFLWCLHFLHIYWWVLICRMFIIQIRSKDKIARDVRSDSEDEDDEHQD; encoded by the exons ATGGATCTCAAAATCTTGAACTGGGATTGGGATCAAGAATCTTACCCATCTTCTTCTGATTTATGGGTCCTCATCTTCTTTGCTCCCTCCTTCCTTTTTCTTCGTTTTATACTCGACAGATCCATATTCGAG AGATTTGCCAGAAGAGTGGTGTTTCCTAGAGGAAAATGTGTTGATTCAAACGATAGAAGAAAGAAGATAGTTAAATTCAAAGAATCAGCTTGGAAATGTCTCTGCGCTATCTCTACCGGAGCACTTGCTCTCTACATCACTCATAAGGAGCCATGGTTTAAAGACACAAGATGCTTCTGGTTAGGACCAGGAGACCAGATGTGGCCTGACCAAAAGATAAA GTTGAAAATGAAGGGATTGTACACGTTTGTGGGTGGCTTGAATTTGTATTCTTTATTTGCTTTGTTCTCTTGGGAAACAAGACGATCTGATTTCAAAGTCATGATAGTTCATCACATAGTAACTTCATTGCTCATCATCTTTTCTTACGTTTTCAG ATTTTCTCGTGTAGGTTCTGTAATATTGGCTCTTCTCGAGATCACCGACGTGTTTGCAGAGATAGGTAAGATGTGCAAATACAGCGGCCTAGAATCCATGGCTACTGTCTCGTTCATCCTATTTTTCCTGTTGTGGACAGCTCTGCGACTCATCTATTACCCTTTATGGATCCTCTGGGGCACCAG TTATGAATCTATAAACGTGAAACTAGAGTGGGACGAGAAGCATTCGGTGAAAACTGGACTGCCTTCTACAATGTACTACGTTTTCAACACATTTCTATGGTGCTTACACTTTCTTCACATCTACTGGTGGGTCTTGATATGTCGTATGTTCATCATCCAAATCCGGTCCAAAGACAAAATCGCTAGAGACGTCCGTTCTG ACtctgaagatgaagatgatgaacacCAAGATTGA